One genomic segment of Allocatelliglobosispora scoriae includes these proteins:
- a CDS encoding phosphatase PAP2 family protein: protein MSRVNYDLFEVINGWAGHNVVLDRVAQFSATWLIYLVFAAAAVIGVSALLAGQIRALLLVGASLAAAFAAATVVSQLSHELRPFQTHHVVQLIAHGNGISMPSDHATAAFALAAAIGVFLHRTWGYVLAVMALVIGLSRVVAGVHYPGDILAALVIAIAATAAVWFGERVLRSRSADAPYPTADAHQ, encoded by the coding sequence GTGAGCAGGGTGAACTACGACCTCTTCGAGGTGATCAACGGTTGGGCCGGGCACAACGTGGTCCTGGACCGCGTCGCGCAGTTCTCCGCGACCTGGTTGATCTATCTCGTCTTCGCAGCCGCCGCCGTGATCGGCGTTTCCGCTCTGCTCGCGGGGCAGATCCGGGCGCTGCTGCTCGTCGGAGCGTCGTTGGCGGCGGCGTTCGCGGCCGCGACGGTGGTGTCGCAGCTCTCGCACGAGCTGCGCCCCTTTCAGACCCACCACGTGGTGCAGCTCATCGCACACGGCAACGGGATCTCGATGCCCAGCGACCACGCCACCGCCGCGTTTGCCCTGGCCGCCGCGATCGGGGTCTTCCTTCACCGCACCTGGGGCTATGTGCTGGCGGTGATGGCGCTCGTGATCGGCCTGAGCCGGGTGGTGGCCGGCGTGCACTACCCGGGCGACATCCTCGCGGCGCTCGTCATCGCCATCGCCGCGACGGCCGCCGTCTGGTTCGGAGAACGGGTATTGCGCAGCCGCTCGGCCGACGCGCCGTACCCGACCGCCGACGCGCACCAGTGA
- a CDS encoding DedA family protein, with the protein MTVLAGAALGPGLLDPHQLISAFGLIGILAVVFAESGLFFGFFLPGDSLLFTTGLLVAEGTYLDQPLWLVCLLVVVAAVLGDQVGYLFGRRVGPALFRRPDARLFKQEYLARAQDFFIRHGARSLVLARFVPIVRTFTPIVAGAGAMPYRTFLLFNVIGGALWGAGVTIAGYFLGQLPFVADHIELILIGIVVLSLVPVVVEFARSRRGRSASTARTPA; encoded by the coding sequence ATGACTGTCTTGGCCGGCGCCGCGCTCGGACCGGGCCTTCTCGATCCGCACCAGCTCATCTCGGCCTTCGGCCTGATCGGCATTCTGGCCGTCGTCTTCGCCGAATCGGGTCTTTTCTTCGGCTTCTTCCTGCCCGGCGATTCACTGCTGTTCACGACGGGACTGCTGGTGGCGGAGGGCACCTACCTCGACCAGCCGCTGTGGCTGGTCTGCCTCCTCGTCGTCGTGGCTGCGGTCCTCGGCGACCAGGTCGGCTACCTGTTCGGCCGCCGGGTCGGCCCGGCGCTGTTCCGCCGTCCCGACGCCCGGCTGTTCAAGCAGGAGTACCTGGCCAGGGCGCAGGACTTCTTCATCCGTCATGGCGCCCGGTCGCTGGTGCTGGCCCGGTTCGTGCCCATCGTGCGGACGTTCACCCCGATCGTGGCGGGCGCCGGTGCGATGCCGTACCGAACGTTCCTGCTTTTCAACGTCATCGGCGGCGCGCTGTGGGGAGCCGGTGTGACGATCGCGGGCTACTTCCTCGGCCAACTGCCGTTCGTCGCCGACCACATCGAGCTGATCTTGATCGGCATCGTCGTGCTCTCGCTGGTCCCGGTCGTGGTGGAGTTCGCTCGCTCGCGCCGCGGCCGGTCGGCGAGCACCGCGAGGACACCCGCATAA
- a CDS encoding MFS transporter: MTETIRPPRPANDGACADARRVVLARGLRTVGYGATSVLLAGMLLEDGCAPAQIGLLIAVAAAGSVVASMLMGAFADRFGRRRALLASAALMATAGAMFAACESYPLLLLAAFVGTVSPSTNDNTPFSGVEQAILAQTTPDPQHTRVFTAYNFIALLAGALGGLIAAALGRQGFVSAGDLAFCLYTVLAAGTFAVCWRLSPDIEPPPAAPLEVRVANPLPARVRWLAGLFAVDAFAGGLAVQTMLAWWLHHRFDATPTQLGLLFFGTNLLSAMSLLAAPALAARHGLLQTMLVPHATANVLLLCLPLASGFGLAATLLLARHALSKIDVPARQAFVAAIVAPVQRTAAASLTSVARSVAACASPVACTALLSSPVLAAGAPLVIAGVLSMSYDAGLWAAFRQPATDPSAGQ; this comes from the coding sequence GTGACAGAGACGATCAGACCACCCCGCCCAGCCAATGATGGGGCCTGCGCCGATGCGCGGCGGGTCGTCCTCGCTCGCGGGCTGCGCACCGTCGGCTACGGCGCCACCAGCGTCCTGCTCGCGGGAATGCTGCTCGAAGACGGCTGCGCGCCTGCCCAGATCGGCCTGCTCATCGCGGTGGCAGCCGCCGGGTCCGTCGTCGCCAGCATGCTGATGGGCGCCTTCGCCGACCGGTTCGGCCGCCGCAGGGCCCTGCTGGCGAGCGCCGCACTCATGGCGACCGCAGGCGCGATGTTCGCCGCCTGCGAGTCCTATCCCCTGCTCCTGCTCGCCGCCTTCGTCGGCACGGTCTCGCCGTCCACCAACGACAACACGCCGTTCAGCGGGGTCGAGCAGGCCATCCTCGCCCAGACGACACCGGACCCGCAGCACACGCGGGTCTTCACGGCGTACAACTTCATCGCCCTGCTCGCGGGCGCACTCGGAGGACTGATCGCGGCCGCGCTGGGCCGGCAAGGTTTCGTCTCCGCCGGCGACCTGGCCTTCTGCCTCTACACGGTGCTCGCGGCCGGCACGTTCGCGGTCTGCTGGCGGCTCTCCCCCGACATCGAGCCGCCACCCGCGGCACCCCTGGAGGTCAGGGTCGCAAACCCGCTGCCGGCACGCGTGCGCTGGCTCGCCGGGCTCTTCGCCGTCGACGCCTTCGCCGGTGGCCTCGCCGTCCAGACGATGCTCGCCTGGTGGCTGCACCACCGATTCGACGCCACCCCCACCCAACTCGGCCTGCTCTTCTTCGGCACCAACCTGCTCTCGGCGATGTCGCTGCTGGCGGCACCGGCCCTCGCCGCACGCCACGGCCTGCTCCAGACGATGCTCGTTCCGCACGCGACCGCCAACGTGCTGCTGCTCTGCCTGCCGCTGGCATCGGGCTTCGGCCTGGCGGCGACGCTGCTGCTCGCCCGACACGCCCTATCCAAGATCGACGTCCCGGCACGGCAGGCTTTCGTGGCGGCGATCGTGGCGCCGGTCCAGCGCACCGCCGCGGCGAGCCTCACCAGCGTCGCCCGCAGCGTCGCGGCGTGCGCCAGTCCCGTCGCCTGTACCGCGCTGCTGTCCAGCCCGGTCCTCGCCGCCGGTGCACCGCTGGTGATCGCCGGGGTCCTGTCGATGAGCTATGACGCCGGCCTGTGGGCGGCGTTCCGGCAGCCGGCTACCGATCCGTCGGCCGGGCAGTAG
- a CDS encoding ABC transporter permease encodes MTILWLSGLVRRRTGRMGGAVAGVAAAVALLGSLGVFLAASQATMTARATARVAVDWQIQVAPGADPAAVAAAAMAEAGTDTALPVGFVRLPTGLASSHNGARHTTGAAVVLGLPDGYRDRFPGQFRTLDGADGGVLIAQQTAANLHAAPGSTITIARPQLPPFSVTVSGVVDMPQANSLFQVVGGPPGAQPSAPPDNVLLLPATTFRDLTAQLAATHPELLSVQIHIARADLLPAAPAAAYTVETAAAHHLDAVLAGDGQVGDNLAATLDAARKDAAYATVLFVFLGLPGALLAAAVTSIVAATGAARRRRDHALARTRGATTGALLRLVLAEAGLVGFVGGAAGLGAAAGIGRLEFGSASFGATPATAAVWAAAAFGAGLLIAVATVAWPVWSQLRSDTVRAARTTAAAPVRRAHPVWILILAVISFAIWRSTQSTGYALVLAPEGVASISIDYWAFAAPALLWITAGLSAYWLTIWMLTVGAPVLTALLRLITGRLASTATATLTRQRHLIAQTVTVLALTLAFAATTATFNATYRAQAAVDARLTNGADVTVTTTGPADLAAIAGVTHIEPLQHRYAYIGADLQDLYGVRPATIGTTGLQDGWFEGGTAAELMRQLAAQPDGILVAAETVIDYQLQPGDTITLRVNTGGRPVAAAFHYVGIVKEFPTAPSDSFFVANADYLDHAVGAPVTSTALVTTDGTDPAQVAAAVRQRLGAAATVTDIGSATTAIGSSLTAVDLAGLTRIELVLALLLAATASGLLLALTLAERRRTFTLAALLGADRRQLTGFVAAESATVGILALTLGALIATAVTGMLLSVLTGVFDPPPDQPTVAWRYLAAVVATMVASLALATAITVRASARPDPAHIRRP; translated from the coding sequence ATGACCATCCTGTGGCTCAGCGGACTCGTACGCCGACGAACCGGCCGGATGGGCGGCGCCGTGGCAGGTGTCGCCGCCGCCGTCGCGCTGCTGGGGTCGCTGGGAGTGTTCCTGGCCGCGTCGCAGGCGACCATGACCGCCCGCGCCACCGCCCGCGTCGCCGTCGACTGGCAGATCCAGGTCGCGCCTGGCGCCGATCCGGCGGCGGTGGCCGCCGCGGCGATGGCCGAAGCGGGAACGGACACGGCGCTGCCGGTCGGATTCGTCCGACTGCCCACAGGGCTGGCGAGCAGCCACAACGGTGCGCGCCACACCACCGGCGCCGCGGTGGTGCTCGGACTTCCCGACGGCTATCGCGACCGGTTCCCCGGCCAGTTCCGCACTCTCGACGGAGCGGACGGCGGCGTCCTGATCGCGCAGCAGACCGCAGCCAACCTCCATGCCGCACCGGGCAGCACGATCACCATCGCCCGGCCGCAGCTGCCCCCCTTCAGCGTCACCGTCAGCGGTGTCGTCGACATGCCGCAGGCGAACTCCCTGTTCCAAGTGGTCGGCGGGCCGCCGGGTGCTCAGCCTTCCGCGCCACCGGACAACGTGCTGCTGCTGCCCGCGACGACTTTCCGCGACCTTACCGCGCAGCTGGCGGCCACCCATCCGGAGCTGCTCAGCGTCCAGATCCACATCGCCCGGGCCGATCTGCTCCCCGCCGCACCGGCCGCCGCCTACACGGTCGAGACCGCCGCCGCCCACCACCTCGACGCGGTCCTCGCCGGCGATGGGCAGGTCGGCGACAATCTCGCCGCGACCCTCGACGCCGCCCGCAAGGACGCTGCCTACGCCACGGTCCTGTTCGTGTTCCTCGGGCTGCCCGGAGCGCTCCTCGCCGCAGCCGTCACCAGCATTGTGGCGGCCACCGGAGCCGCGCGTCGCCGCCGGGACCACGCCTTGGCGCGTACGCGGGGCGCCACCACCGGCGCGTTGCTGCGGCTGGTCCTCGCCGAAGCGGGCCTCGTCGGATTCGTCGGCGGCGCGGCAGGGCTCGGGGCCGCCGCCGGGATCGGCCGCCTGGAGTTCGGCTCGGCGTCCTTCGGCGCCACCCCCGCGACTGCTGCGGTCTGGGCGGCGGCAGCGTTCGGCGCCGGGCTGCTCATCGCCGTGGCCACCGTGGCCTGGCCCGTCTGGTCGCAGCTGCGCTCCGATACCGTGCGGGCCGCTCGGACCACCGCGGCCGCGCCGGTCCGCCGCGCCCACCCGGTCTGGATCCTGATCCTGGCCGTGATCAGCTTCGCGATCTGGCGCAGCACCCAGAGCACCGGCTACGCCCTGGTCCTGGCGCCGGAAGGAGTCGCCTCGATCTCGATCGACTATTGGGCGTTCGCCGCACCGGCCCTGTTGTGGATCACCGCCGGGCTCAGCGCCTACTGGCTGACGATCTGGATGCTGACCGTTGGCGCGCCTGTCCTCACCGCACTGCTGCGCCTGATCACGGGCCGCCTCGCCTCGACGGCGACCGCGACCCTGACGCGGCAACGCCACCTGATCGCCCAGACCGTCACGGTGCTCGCGTTGACCCTGGCGTTCGCCGCCACCACCGCCACCTTCAACGCCACCTACCGAGCGCAGGCCGCCGTCGACGCCCGCCTCACCAACGGGGCCGATGTCACCGTCACCACGACCGGCCCGGCCGATCTGGCGGCGATAGCGGGCGTCACCCACATCGAGCCCCTCCAGCACCGGTACGCCTACATCGGTGCCGACCTACAGGACCTCTACGGTGTACGGCCCGCGACCATCGGCACGACCGGGCTGCAGGACGGATGGTTCGAGGGCGGCACCGCGGCCGAGCTCATGCGGCAGCTCGCCGCCCAGCCCGACGGCATCCTCGTCGCCGCGGAGACCGTCATCGACTACCAGCTCCAGCCGGGCGACACGATCACCCTGCGGGTCAACACCGGCGGTCGGCCGGTCGCCGCAGCCTTCCACTACGTGGGGATCGTCAAGGAGTTCCCGACGGCCCCGAGCGACAGCTTCTTCGTCGCCAACGCCGACTACCTCGACCACGCGGTCGGAGCGCCGGTCACGAGCACCGCGCTGGTCACCACCGACGGCACCGATCCGGCGCAGGTAGCCGCAGCGGTCCGGCAGCGGCTCGGCGCGGCGGCGACGGTCACCGACATCGGCTCGGCGACCACTGCCATCGGGTCCAGCCTCACAGCCGTCGACCTCGCCGGACTCACCCGGATCGAACTGGTCCTGGCGTTGCTCCTCGCCGCCACCGCCAGTGGCCTGCTGCTCGCGCTCACGCTCGCCGAACGGCGCCGTACCTTCACCCTCGCGGCGCTGCTCGGAGCCGACCGCAGGCAGCTCACCGGTTTTGTGGCGGCGGAGTCCGCCACTGTGGGGATCCTCGCGCTCACCCTCGGGGCACTCATCGCGACGGCCGTGACCGGGATGCTCCTCAGCGTGCTGACGGGCGTCTTCGATCCGCCGCCGGACCAGCCGACGGTCGCGTGGCGCTATCTCGCAGCCGTGGTCGCCACCATGGTGGCGAGCCTCGCGCTCGCGACCGCGATCACCGTCCGGGCCAGTGCCCGGCCCGACCCGGCGCACATCCGCAGACCCTGA
- a CDS encoding ABC transporter permease — MGSGSIVIGPAYWAVLAVLTAAAAGLAAAAGLRLSRPILTAAGRAIGQLAAVSAAIAWVLTAWGPTVAFIVLMVAVAAVTSARRISRHRSALWAIAAIVCAVAPVLLLVIGAGTVPARPIAVLPVAGILIGGAMTATYLAGRRMMDDLTARRGEYEALLALGFTEPAAVRELCRPSLPQALHPALDQTRTVGLVTLPGAFIGVLLGGGGPIQAGATQLLVLIGLLASETIAIIIVSELIAHDLIRRPHAY; from the coding sequence ATGGGTTCCGGCTCGATCGTCATCGGTCCGGCCTACTGGGCGGTGCTCGCGGTGCTGACTGCAGCCGCCGCGGGCCTGGCGGCCGCGGCGGGGCTGCGCCTGTCCCGGCCGATCCTCACCGCCGCCGGGCGGGCCATCGGGCAGCTCGCAGCGGTCTCGGCCGCCATCGCCTGGGTGCTGACCGCCTGGGGACCCACCGTCGCCTTCATCGTGCTGATGGTGGCCGTCGCAGCGGTGACGAGCGCCCGGCGGATCAGCCGGCACCGCAGCGCGCTCTGGGCGATCGCGGCCATCGTCTGCGCAGTCGCCCCGGTCCTGCTGCTCGTCATCGGCGCGGGCACCGTGCCCGCGCGGCCGATCGCGGTGCTGCCGGTCGCCGGGATCCTCATCGGCGGCGCGATGACCGCGACCTACCTGGCCGGACGGCGGATGATGGACGACCTCACCGCTCGGCGCGGAGAATACGAGGCCCTGTTGGCCCTCGGCTTCACCGAACCCGCAGCCGTCCGCGAGCTGTGCCGCCCGTCGCTTCCCCAGGCCCTGCACCCGGCGCTCGACCAGACCCGCACGGTCGGCCTGGTCACCCTCCCCGGCGCGTTCATCGGGGTGCTGCTCGGCGGCGGCGGCCCGATCCAGGCTGGCGCCACCCAGCTGTTGGTACTGATCGGGCTGCTCGCCTCGGAAACGATCGCGATCATCATCGTCAGCGAACTCATCGCCCACGACCTCATCCGTCGCCCGCACGCGTACTGA